The genome window GGACAATTATAGCAGAATCACCAGCAGCATTTTTACCGCTGTGTGACTAACTCTGGAGATAGATAACATGTTGGGAAAACCGCAGCAGTAGACCTCTGCCAGTGGTTCCCCCATGGCCCCTAACAGCGGGAATATGAGGCAGgaaattttctgtgaaaatgcaaCTGTTATTAGGCAGGCTTTCCAAAGCAATTAGAATATTTAATAGTACTGAGAGAAATCCCATTTTATGAGACAGGCCAGCAAGTTTTctggaaacacaaggaaaaaagatAGCACTTAGGGTTTCCTTCAAAAAAGAAACGTACAGAAAAACATGAAGATGAACAAGTATTTCTGGGAAACTACACATGTATATTTATCAATGCCCTTTTGACTGAAGCAAGCTATATATCCTATGTCCTTCTTTTCCTAACACAACATGTACTGCAAGCCagtctgcttttgattttttttatttttttttaagattttttacttttgaaaatgcTTGTTCCTTACCTAGGCTTCTTTAATGTTCATTTAGGCTATGCCAGTAAACTTCAAGTTTGTAATTGAAGGCATGGAAGAAGCAGGGTCCTTGGGGCTAGAAAAATTACttgaagaaaaacagtgctttttCTCTGACGTTGATTATATTGTGATTTCGGACAACCTCTGGCTCAGCAACAGGAAGCCTGCCCTTACGTATGGGAGtcggggaaatgcctgcttctgcGTGGAGGTAAAGGACGCAGGTTGATTTGAACTGGGCCCCTGGCCAGAGAGCAGCGAGGTGTACCTGTAGCCACATCTATATCTGCATGTAGAGCAAGACTGAGAGCAAGCTTGATATTTACCAATACAGACCTTTCTTCCCTACCCTTTTTCGCTTGTGGAGATTTCCCCCCTCGTTTCAGTTCAGTTAGCCTTCTTTACTTCCATTAACTTTTCTTCAGTCATCGTTTCTCCACTTAGGCTCTCTCTCCTTGATCCCTTTCCTATCCCATTActctcctgctgctctcccagtCTATTCTCATCACCCTCGCTGCACATCAACTCTCTTCTCTTGCAGCATCATCCCTACCCCCCCTGACTCTCATTCTCACTCCAAAACCATttcttctgcagctctgcccttTTTGCAGCAGATACTGCTTGCTGCAATGTATCTGCCTCAAGGGGCTCAATTTAGTTGGATGCCTGGGTTTAAAAGACGCACAAAATTTTTGTAACCATTGGCAGAAGCAAATAAGAGTGCACTGTAGTATATTTAGCAGCCAACATGAGCTACTGTGAAATGAAGAGCAGAAATTTCTCATCTGGAAACTTCCTGATGAAGCATAAAAGGAACTCAGAAGATTAAAGAACTAgagaactgaagaaaaatctgcattaaCCTTTATGTCTGAAATAgaatgaaatttgtttttaacCAAAAGAGCCTCAGCAGCCTTGATTCAATTCCTCTAGGTCTTGGTTGAGAAAAATGACGCTATTAAAACATCAAAAATGATCTCTGCCTGCTACCAGACAGTGGGCTGTAATGAGGTTTTGAGAAGAATAAACAAGTTTGTTGCAGGGAAATAGTTTATGATAAACTTGCATATGAAAATGTGTCTGGAAAAAGAACCCATTTAATAAACCAAATGCCTCTCTCTATTCTAAAGCCATATGATTCAAGAGACCTCTAAATTCTTATTTGTTGCATTCTGGAATTAAGCTTGgacatatatttttcttaatgcaaaACAAGTAaggttctttcttgcttttgttatgaagattttgcattaaaagaaaaagatagagaACTTGAAGAATTTATTCTGCAATGATAGAAACAGTAATATGCAAGTGTTTCACTTACGGTGTATTTAGTCTTACTGGAGCAAAGGAGGCAAGGGAGAGGGACTCTTGCTTTCAAATGCCTATGTGTGCTAAGACAGACAgctgaatttctctctctctctctagtgaTTAACAAAAGAGTGCTATCTTCTCTTTACCAGAAGCAGATTGTTCCCAACATGATGTTTTCCGTTTTAGAAATAAACACATAATAATTTTCTATTCATTTGTGGCATCatttaaaaaaccaaagccaccagctgctgtggggaaaaaaaaccaaccaaccaaacaaaaaacccaaaccaaaccaaaaaacacactcGCAGAAGAATAAGGTAGGGAGTGTTTATATGTAACCAGTGTTTTTGGCGCAGGTTGAATGCGGCAACAAGGACCTTCACTCTGGAACTTTTGGAGGCATCATTCATGAGCCGCTGACGGACCTGATAGCTCTGCTGGGTAATAACATGCGCCATTGCTCAGGAGTAACTGGGGAACAACGGCTAGCAATCAGCCTAATGAAGATCAGTGCCATGTTTAATTGACCTGAGTAAGACAAGTCTAATTGACGCAAGATTCCCAGGTTTCTAAGTCTCAGCACAGCTACggtggcagcagctgaggaggggaatGTCCCCAGTAAGGCCAGGACCTCAGACATGTGCCCGTTACGCTGGTGTCAGTAGGTCAATCAAGAACATTGAAGGATTGCTGGCAACTCGAATACATACACATGTAATGAAACTTGACTTTTTAATGCTGATTTGTATCTTGGTAGGATGATGTTTTCACGTCAGCAGCTGTGCTGACCCACTACACACAAGCAGCAGCTCGGTGGTTCTcttaataaatatgaaaatacatcAATGTAGGTGCCACAACTTCATGGATGCAAGCAGTTGCTAGTGGTTAGCTGTTAGGCTTACTCATTCAGTAAAGAATTAAGTAGAAGAGAAAAGGTGTGATTGCtgagtgggaagaaacaggtccAGCTTGTCCTGATCTCTCTATCTTATTTTGTAGACAGCCTTGTGGATCCCACAGGTCGGATTCAGATCCCTGGAATCTACGACAGCGTTGCTGCCctgacagaggaagagaggaaattgTATGAATCGATTGAGTTTGATCTAGAGGAACATAAAAATAATGGTGGCGTGAAAAAATTCCTTTATGGCACCAAGGTAACATAAAATCTGTATAAATGGTCAGCAGAAAGAATTTAAATCACCCATTCATAGCATTTATGTATAGAGCCAAACTGAAAGATGTTTTCAGTCAATGGcaaactcaaaataaaataaaggagtgCAGAGCattaaaaggtaaataaaattaatctgctGAAACTGCAAGCTACTGCAACTGGGGCAAATGACCCAAAATATGAACAATCGATGAAAAGGAATAATGCAAATTTAAGAGTTACTCCCCCTCTCTTGCACTGCAGGTCCTCTCCCCATCACGTAACCAGCCAAAGAAAATAAGCGTTAAAACCCCTGCACATGGGTTACACAGTAGAAAAGAAGTTGTATTTAGCTCTGAAGAAATGGGGAGGCAGTTTTAGGCAGatgtgttttggggtggtttttatGTGTTTAATTCAGATTTTGATGTCTGCCAAGCATGCCAAAAAAGCACCCAAAGCTATAAGCCTCTCTTTgccagcatttaaaaattatattctaaataaaaaaagagcGGGTCAGGGCTGGCTCAGAAAGATGTCTCTGCACAAGAGTGGCAtctgggagaaagggaagaagtgactcgtggttggtttgtttgtttgtttgtttgtttttttaccacTAATCTAATTATACTGATTTAAGCTGTAATATGGATGCTTTTGTTTCCATGAAAAAGCTTCTGAATTAGTCTAAGCTGGACTGTAATAATCAGTAATACGGAAGTATCATGTAACTACACTAAATAAGTTTTGATGCTTTACCTATCTGAGGATGAAGTTGTGCAAATTTTATGTGTACATAAAGCTCTAGTCTCATGAAACTGGAGTAGAAGGAAAGGAGCCATGTCCTGGGGTTCTGCATGAAGTTCAATTTGTAACTTatatatttctcctttcttccttagaaaaaagcattttcttttttttcttactttttttcctcccccttatCTTCTCCAGAAAAATAGATCAACTTGGTTACTGAACATTATCATCTTACCTCTTGTATTATTTAATGCTCAATAGTAGAATTTCTTCCCTGGTATCACCTGGGAGGGGTCTGGCTAAACTGGTCACAGGTTTCTCCCGAGAGAGGTTCTGAGATCAACAGATGGTCAGATCAGAAGTTGTTCTGATTTCTCTTTGTACAAGAAAAATTTGCtttcaagatattttaaaataatgctccACTTTTCTTGCTGTCCATGAAAAGCTGTTCTCATCCAAATATGTCTAAAAGTAAACaatttttttactgaaagaaatagtattttttaaaaaatgaaaagacatgAGCGTGGGTTTAAATTCCAAatcaaatatctttaaaatacagaGGTCTCCAGATACAAATTTTAGGATGGAAAAAGGTTGTTTCTTTGCATCAATTTATATCAGTTGTGAATGGCTCTGCTGTTATCCCTtatattttcaatgtttttttttttgaaggaagaaatACTTCTACACCTGTGGCGTTACCCTTCTCTTTCTATTCATGGGATTGAAGGAGCTTTTCACGAACCAGGAATTAAAACTGTCATTCCGGCAAAAGTCATTGGCAAATTCTCAATCCGTCAGGTCCCCCACATGGACCTTTCGGTTGTGAAACAACAGGTAAGACTCTACTGTGTAAACTAAGTCCTTCTTAGAACCTCACAAATTTACACCCAAAGTAGTAAACTCTATGTTTCTaatgtttatttgtttctgaGAGCAGAAGTGGGAACGTGGGTGTAAGCTTGAGTTGCAAGAAGCTGAACAGTCCTGACCACGAAGTGTTTTCCGTGCAGGTGGTGGAGCACTTGGAGGGTGTCTTCTCCAAGAGGAACAGTCCAAACAAACTGAAAGTGTCTATGCCTTTGGGTGCGAAGCCCTGGCTCGCTGATATTAATGGTCCACTATATAAAGCAGCAAGAAGGGCGATAAAAAGAGGTATGTTCTTTTTTCAGCCCTTAATATGTCTGCAAGTATGCAGGGGAATTATGCTCATCCATCGAGCAAAAGGGATTTCCTGATTCAGTGCTACAGTCACATCTCATGGATGTACGCATCTTATTGATTTTGATAGAGCAACTCAGCCACTGAGGCTTCCAACTCTTGCTGAATTGGGGTATATAGGAGTAGCCAGAAGACCTCATTTAGTTCTTTTGTGTACTGATACAAAGCCAGAGGTTTGTAGAGGGCAACTGATTCATGAAATCAATTGGCTACACGCTCAAAACAATTCCTACTCAGAAGCTCCGTGTTTGAGCACATAGCCAATAGTTGGTAGCTGAAGACAGCACCTTTATTTCACTTAATGAATTAATTCTTtccatgtatttcagtttttggaGAAGATCCAGATTTTAT of Rissa tridactyla isolate bRisTri1 chromosome 2, bRisTri1.patW.cur.20221130, whole genome shotgun sequence contains these proteins:
- the CNDP1 gene encoding beta-Ala-His dipeptidase, translated to MSSSSSSVLEMEIFQYIDAHQSDFIEDLKEWVAVESDSVQPDLRKEVIRMMALAADRLSALGATVNSVNVGSHQLPDGKDLPLPPVILGELGKDPQNPTVCFYGHVDVQPARKEDGWKTDPYMLTEINGNLYGRGATDNKGPVLAWINAVETFRALKLAMPVNFKFVIEGMEEAGSLGLEKLLEEKQCFFSDVDYIVISDNLWLSNRKPALTYGSRGNACFCVEVECGNKDLHSGTFGGIIHEPLTDLIALLDSLVDPTGRIQIPGIYDSVAALTEEERKLYESIEFDLEEHKNNGGVKKFLYGTKEEILLHLWRYPSLSIHGIEGAFHEPGIKTVIPAKVIGKFSIRQVPHMDLSVVKQQVVEHLEGVFSKRNSPNKLKVSMPLGAKPWLADINGPLYKAARRAIKRVFGEDPDFIRDGSTIPVARMFQTITQKSVMMFPIGAADDGEHSQNEKISRHNYIEGTKVFAAFFLEISKLHRQLCQTSNMETNN